One Dictyoglomus turgidum DSM 6724 DNA window includes the following coding sequences:
- a CDS encoding glycosyltransferase family 4 protein, which yields MTKVLLDARMIDSSGIGTYLQNLIPFLKNHLNLSLLGEREKVEEYIDISNLNFISMKSPIYFPTEQIEFLLKIKDVDIFWSPHFNVPVFPIRAKKRIVTIHDVFHLAFGELYSPFERTYAKFLINSSVNLSDVIITVSNFSKSEIIKYTGVKEEKIKVIYNGVDRERFRVYEKEELEKIKSEYKLPNRFLLFVGNVKPHKNLRRLLKAFKIIAGDFKDLFLVITGQKEGFLKGDKKIFELINKDTILKERVIFTGHVDKGDLPYLYNLAEIFVFPSLYEGFGLPPLEAMACGCPIVVSHIPPLWEICKDAAYYINPHDEWDIAKGIKEVLENEKLRKELIDKGIERAKEFSWEKSAREHLNLIEKTLFI from the coding sequence ATGACCAAGGTTCTTCTTGATGCTCGAATGATAGATTCCTCTGGAATAGGTACTTATCTTCAAAATTTAATTCCTTTTTTGAAGAATCATTTAAATCTTTCCCTCTTAGGAGAAAGGGAGAAAGTAGAAGAATATATTGATATATCTAACTTGAATTTTATATCCATGAAATCCCCTATCTATTTTCCCACAGAACAAATAGAGTTTCTCCTAAAGATAAAAGATGTGGATATTTTTTGGTCTCCACATTTTAATGTACCTGTTTTCCCTATAAGAGCTAAAAAAAGAATAGTTACTATTCATGACGTATTTCATTTGGCCTTTGGAGAACTTTACAGTCCTTTTGAAAGGACTTATGCTAAATTCCTTATAAATTCCTCGGTAAATCTTTCTGATGTAATAATTACTGTTTCTAACTTTTCAAAATCTGAAATCATAAAATACACAGGAGTAAAGGAAGAGAAGATTAAGGTAATATATAATGGCGTAGATAGAGAGAGATTCAGAGTATATGAGAAGGAAGAATTGGAGAAAATAAAATCAGAATACAAGTTGCCCAATAGATTTCTTTTATTTGTGGGAAACGTAAAACCCCATAAAAATTTAAGAAGACTTTTAAAGGCTTTTAAGATCATTGCAGGGGATTTTAAAGACCTATTTTTAGTAATTACAGGCCAAAAGGAAGGATTCTTAAAGGGGGATAAAAAGATTTTTGAGCTCATAAATAAAGATACTATCTTAAAAGAGAGGGTAATCTTCACGGGACACGTGGATAAAGGAGATCTTCCATATTTGTATAATCTGGCAGAGATTTTTGTTTTTCCTTCCCTTTATGAGGGCTTCGGTCTCCCCCCTTTGGAAGCCATGGCATGTGGATGTCCCATTGTAGTTTCCCATATACCACCTCTTTGGGAAATTTGCAAAGATGCGGCTTATTATATAAATCCTCATGACGAGTGGGATATAGCTAAGGGAATAAAAGAGGTATTGGAGAATGAAAAACTTAGAAAAGAACTAATTGACAAGGGGATTGAGAGAGCAAAAGAATTTTCGTGGGAAAAAAGTGCAAGAGAACACCTAAACTTGATAGAAAAGACACTATTTATTTGA
- a CDS encoding HNH endonuclease: MKKGLRLTIELIPESAWGENLRKYLPREVWNKIRREVLKKSGYKCAICGSSEKLQCHEVWEFDDENHILKLKGFMALCEKCHLVKHFGMAEILASEGKTNLEDLIKHFMKVNDCDRKTFEEHKKEAFKKFNERSRYEWLIDITVLI; the protein is encoded by the coding sequence TGCATGGGGAGAAAATTTGAGGAAATATCTTCCAAGGGAAGTTTGGAATAAAATAAGGAGAGAAGTTTTAAAGAAGTCAGGATACAAATGTGCCATATGCGGAAGCTCAGAGAAACTTCAATGTCATGAAGTATGGGAGTTTGATGATGAGAATCATATTTTGAAATTAAAGGGTTTTATGGCTTTGTGCGAGAAATGCCACTTAGTAAAGCATTTTGGTATGGCAGAAATTTTGGCGTCAGAAGGTAAAACAAATTTGGAGGATCTTATAAAACATTTTATGAAGGTAAACGACTGTGATAGAAAAACTTTTGAGGAACATAAAAAGGAGGCTTTTAAAAAATTTAACGAAAGATCAAGATATGAATGGTTAATAGATATCACTGTATTAATATAA